In Babesia microti strain RI chromosome IV, complete genome, the sequence CGCTAATGCACTAATTAGCAAATTGAATTGTGCCATGGAAgtttttgaaaaatgtaaaaatcacgctgataaatttaaatttgatgaaattaattctGTGGAATTTTATCCCTTGTCTATAAATACTCTTACAACAACTAGTGGATTGGAAAATCGCATAGCAGTGGATATTAACCTAGCAAGCACTTATTTTAAACATCTACAAAACATTGGTatagatataaatatcaaaactAGTGAATCATCCTTATCTTGTGAAGTTAAAGATTTTTGGATTGCTTGTTTAATGTTTTTTATAGGACTTGTTAACCAATCATCAATATTAGAAATGATCCCCCGATTATCCATAGATGCAATCCCATTCATAAAGGCATTAATTTCccatcaaaatttcaatgataatgataatgataTGATCGACTTGTTTGATATGTGCTACAAAATGGGTAATTACGAATTAGCATCGATCCTATCCAAGGATGCAATGACTCATTTACTTTGTCTAAAGGCAGGCTATCCAACAGATTCCCCCCTTTTGTCTTATGTATCCCGGGAAATTATCGAGTcactaatatttaatataatacacGCATCTGTATACAATGCGCCGATTGACATTATCTGCGAACAATTACCAGAACTATACATTGAATCACTGCATAAGGTTGTATTAGTGGAGGGGGTTGATAACCTTTCGTACGAAGAATTGCTTAAAATTCCCCAACTGGTTAAGATAATCCCGGTCAATTTACCCAATGATATCCAGCTTGATATGGTCAAACAGCTCGCCACATTAGCTATTTTAATCGATCCTAATCTGGAGAATCTAAAACCGGATATAAGTTCAGTAACTGACATACTTATGAAAATTGATCTAGGAACAGATTTGTTTGAAACATCTGAGAGGTTTGAGAAGTTTATATCTAAGTATACCGGGTTTCCAACGATGTCGGAATATGTTAATATGAAGTTAGTTGCTTACAATCCgaatttatccaaattatttgaaagAACACTATCCAAAGACGAAATATGCGATGAATTATCTGAAAATCCACTCCCcttaaatttaaaatggTTAGTACCCTTGACAATATTGGATAAAGTGGGCACTATCTCCAACTCACCTTTCCGATTTAGATATTGCTTAAACAAATTCTCGAATGCCTTAAGCGAAGTGGATGCCAATTCTACATACTTCATGTTGAGATTTTGTAGAAAATTCATCGAACAACTTGATAAACCCGACAATGGCAATGAGTGtgatttggataaattgaaGATGACATTCTCTGATTACATTAGTgaattatcgcaaataaTCTCCATAGTTACTCCAGAAGAATTCGAATACGATAAAAGATGTTTTATCCTATCTCTATTCTACTCTGTTCAATCCATATGtactgtaaaatttgtcgGCGAATTGaatgaatatttggaaaCGATCTTATATTCGCTCCATCCCGTATATCTGGACATTTTATTAGGCTCTAAAAGCCTATCTGTTACAACGCTTGGTTTACAAATGTTTGGTAAGTTGATCAAATCATATGGCAAAGTTTTCCTGTTAAAACCACAAAACTTTGATTCCGAATTGGATTTTATCTCTACACAGCCCATTAGTGACGATGGTGGCAATATCTTTGTATTTAAAACTCCATCAGAGTATCAGTATGAATTAGAATCCAGATATCCTAATCTGCTAAAGATTCTACTTGGTTATGTAGAATCAACACCACACGTATATGTATCCTCatggaaaattttaattgaatCGGAGACCACAGCACCCTTCCCCAACTATGATCAATTGGATGTGTTTATTGGTGAAATAATGGATATGTACATTAGTGGATCATATGATGTTTCTAAAATGAATGCCCCAATCTTTAGGAGATTTCCCCAATATGTAATAGATCGGATGGATAACCATGATATTAGATATTTCTTTGCGAATATTTCGCCAGAATTGATAAAAACTGAAGTTGAGTTGATGAACAAATGGAAAATTACTGCATCATACAAAGGTTTGACAATCGCAGGAACATTTAAGGTTGAGAATATGCAAGTTATCAACttcaaaatacattttaCAGAAGGCTACCCATTTGA encodes:
- a CDS encoding E3 ubiquitin-protein ligase listerin (overlaps_old_locusTagID:BBM_III07285) yields the protein MPTDIAKGSSKFSQYKNHYSSLSSLFHSHDNTSPLTPSDHSLLQLLDKLDKKDSKTRLKSAKSITLLLKKQKLTDYRVEKFVFVFGKLALVDPDPLVRIALAETLEQYFVCAKKSFQPLLKPYYYLIKSCTYDDIEKVANSYIKAISALGNDKVLSNIYNYVKDDLPTHIKIFLGKPYADCIKKWKKAFDIPHDQLEKCYSRLITATLKFIALDTLLNDYQTLWAEIRDLVWDFLGFSLFQNTNPYNIRIAASMLIDKAIKANIDILPTNIKLFSKSLHIFYNTENEVIAEYSVKLFGSLIGIKQINDQLDIKKTIKRILIDSAANATSDGRFRNKKFCVNLSEIIITDGDYFRELVPQYIAQMQDPESITQLIGHFGAIEEIVTLLIYKVSTIIRSESTSYSTLLDVLTNIISNFDVQNMEPPYIPSEQDYPKVISFIPSILKLKIKFNQDIDKLIHFIMLEMIPQLVSGRGKFANALISKLNCAMEVFEKCKNHADKFKFDEINSVEFYPLSINTLTTTSGLENRIAVDINLASTYFKHLQNIGIDINIKTSESSLSCEVKDFWIACLMFFIGLVNQSSILEMIPRLSIDAIPFIKALISHQNFNDNDNDMIDLFDMCYKMGNYELASILSKDAMTHLLCLKAGYPTDSPLLSYVSREIIESLIFNIIHASVYNAPIDIICEQLPELYIESLHKVVLVEGVDNLSYEELLKIPQLVKIIPVNLPNDIQLDMVKQLATLAILIDPNLENLKPDISSVTDILMKIDLGTDLFETSERFEKFISKYTGFPTMSEYVNMKLVAYNPNLSKLFERTLSKDEICDELSENPLPLNLKWLVPLTILDKVGTISNSPFRFRYCLNKFSNALSEVDANSTYFMLRFCRKFIEQLDKPDNGNECDLDKLKMTFSDYISELSQIISIVTPEEFEYDKRCFILSLFYSVQSICTVKFVGELNEYLETILYSLHPVYLDILLGSKSLSVTTLGLQMFGKLIKSYGKVFLLKPQNFDSELDFISTQPISDDGGNIFVFKTPSEYQYELESRYPNLLKILLGYVESTPHVYVSSWKILIESETTAPFPNYDQLDVFIGEIMDMYISGSYDVSKMNAPIFRRFPQYVIDRMDNHDIRYFFANISPELIKTEVELMNKWKITASYKGLTIAGTFKVENMQVINFKIHFTEGYPFEEAIFNIDKNEMKGISKKQTLSWLESSKHLLSLGKIALAVKNIKENIIQFYKGVSECNICLAAFHTESKTLANKKCHVCKNTFHSFCLIRWFRASHKPKCPICQSHTAIAFPRRSSSNENS